A segment of the Cygnus atratus isolate AKBS03 ecotype Queensland, Australia chromosome 28, CAtr_DNAZoo_HiC_assembly, whole genome shotgun sequence genome:
GTCCCATtgcaccccccaccccattGCACCCCCTTGCCCTGTTGCACCCCCATTGAGTCAtcacacagccctgctccacTGTACCCCCACTGCACTGCGCCCCCCATGCCACTGCGCCCCCCACTGCActgctccccccaccccattgcaccccccaccccattgcaccccccaccccattGCATCCCCCACCCCActgtgccccccaccccattgcaccccccaccccattGCACCCCCTCTCCAGTTGCATGCCCCCCATCGCAGAACTGTACCCCAGTGCACGCCCCACGCCCCATTGCACCTCCCTTTGCCCTATTACTTGCCCCCCCCAGCGTGCTCCACCTGTCCCATCACGCAGCTTTCATCCCCTTATCGGCCCCCCTTGCATCATCCTAGCCCCATACCCCCATGCGTGTGCCCTCCCTCCCATCCTGCACACCCCTCGCTCTGCCCTGCGTGCCGTCACCCCAGCGTGGGGGCCCTGCTCCCCCCGcggacccccccagcccctcatcACCGGTTGCAGGGGGAcgccctgcagccacccctctccctgccctcaggGCGCCTGCCTGCGCTGAAGACGCGGGACGAAGGCACCATCTCCAAAACGCAGCAAATCATAACTCACCTCAGGAAGCAGGTAGGGGATGGCGACGGGCAccccctgggtgctgcagggggcaGGAGCGCTCGCTGGGAtggagggagctggagctggagcagcagcagcgagggcaTCCCCGGGGATGGGGCCAGGgcgcagctccctgctctggagGCAGAATGGTGCAAACCGGTGCGAGCTTTGCCCTGTGGACCCATCTGGCTGTCCCCGTGGTGGTGTTTGTTCTGGGGGCAAGCACAACCCCATCTCAAGCCTCATGTATCTCGGGCAAGGTGGGCGCTGTCCCCTCCGTGCTCTGTGCTCCAGCGTGGCTCTGAGCAGGGAACAGACCTGCAGGGCCCCTGGGACACCCTCAGCTGCCCGCTCCCAGCTCTTCCCTTTGGGCCTGGAAGTCAAGACAAACCTTAACTCTCCTAGCGCTGGGTCTGGACACGGGTGGGTAGCGCTCAGAGGGGGCACAGCACCAGATCCTGCCCGCTCTGCTCCTGGGGTTGGCCGGGTGTCCATCCGGATAACCTCCCAACCTCCCAGCACACAGAGGAGCGAGAGCAAAGAGGGGTACGGAGCagggctggccctgctggccaGTCCCTCTGCTCGCAGGCACTCGCTTTGTCACGGTCCCCTGAGGTTGCAGGATGGCTGCTTCCCTGCCAACTCAGCcctgtttcctttcctccacaGAAATACAATGCAGACTACGACCTCTCAGCCACACAAGGAGCAGACACGCTGGCTTTCGTGTCCCTGCTAGAAGAGAAGCTACTGCCAGTGCTGGTGAGTCTCAGTGTGGCCGCAGGGAACATCTCAGAGGTGCCTGCGTGCGCTGGGCATGGGCTGTCCTTGTGCCACCGCCATCGGCTGTGCTGGCTCTGGCACTCCCCGGGGCATCGGCACGGGTTGTCCTCTGCTGCAGATCCACACGTTCTGGGTGGATGCGAAGAACTACGTGGAGCACACACGGAAATGGTACGCCGAGACCATCCCCTTCCCGCTGAACTTCTTCCTGCCCAACTGCATGCACAAGCAGCACGTGGAGCGGCTGCAGCTCATGTGGGGAGATGGCTACATGGAGGATgaggagaagctggagaaggaggtgAGGGGATGTGTGGGAAGGAGGTGCCCAGCTCTGGGTGCCGCGGCTCCTTGGGGATTGCCCGGAGGCACCATGCAAGGCCAAAATCTCAGCCTGGGATCTGGGGTTCCCAGCCTGAGCACCCCCTCCCCGTCGCAGTGACACCGCGAcgctctgcagccctggctctgtcttcattCTCTAGCTGTACCGGGATGCTCGGGAATGCCTGACACTCCTGTCCCAGCGCCTTGGCTCCCAGAAGTTTTTCTTCGGAGACTCGTACGTGGCTACAGGGGGAACGTACTGTGGGGACTGCAAACCCCCTGCACCCAGGCAGGACTGAGCCCCCGTGGCTCACGGGGAAGCCATAGCCCACAAACGTTGCTTTGGGGAGttggacaggctggaggggaTGGAGCGACACGGGCAGGAACGATGCGAGAGCTTGTGGGATTTGCCACCAGCCTCAGCATCGcttttccccagctgctgggcatTTGTTGGAGCCAGCAAGGCTGCTCAGAGACAGGACTGTCCTGCATCCCACgcccctgccctgtccccaccacTGGgactgggagcagggagccctCCCGGCAACGAGGAGCTGCTTGCTGTCCCCGGGGGCACGGCGGGGTGGCACGGAAGGCTGTGGGTGGCCGCTTCTTGGTGGCTTCGGGTGGGGACGGGGCATGGAGCTGCCCATGACCCAGTGGCGGATCTCTGTGCCCCAGGCCCGCTTCCCTCGACGCCTTTGTCTTCAGCCGCCTGGCGCCGCTCCTGAAAGCGAAGCTGCCCAACGGgaaactgcagcagcacctgaaGTCCCTGCAGAACCTGTGCAACTACTGCACCTCCATCCTCAGCCTCTACTTCCCCTGGGACGGAGGTGAGATGCACACCCAGCCTCACGCTGCACCTTTGGGGTGccctcctcaaaaaaaaaactcacgAAACCCAACACTGGTGCCCTGCTGCACCCtgtttccccccaccccccgctCTGTTCACCCCCAGGTGACCCCCCCTGCCAGCGCCCCGCGGGTTGGGGGTGCCGAGGGTGGCGACGCGGAGGAGGACCCCCACAAGCGGCGCAACCAGCTGCTGTcggtgctggtggggctggcgGCCATGCTGGGCTACGCCTTCCTGAGCGGCATCGTCTCCATCCAGCGCGGCGCCGTGGGGCCGGCTGGCCGCCAGCCCATCGccctggaggaggaagaggaggaggaggaggagtgaggaAGAGCGGCCGCTCTCAGAGCTGTGATTATTTACTCGTCCGGCCACTTGAACTGACTGTTTTTACGCCGGTGGCCTCACAGCGTTGCTCCCTGCAGGTGTGCCACGCTGCGTCCCAGCAGAAATTACAGCCC
Coding sequences within it:
- the MTX1 gene encoding metaxin-1, translating into MAAPMELFCWAGGWGLPSVDPDCLAVLTYARFTGAPLKVHRVSSPWRSPSGRLPALKTRDEGTISKTQQIITHLRKQKYNADYDLSATQGADTLAFVSLLEEKLLPVLIHTFWVDAKNYVEHTRKWYAETIPFPLNFFLPNCMHKQHVERLQLMWGDGYMEDEEKLEKELYRDARECLTLLSQRLGSQKFFFGDSPASLDAFVFSRLAPLLKAKLPNGKLQQHLKSLQNLCNYCTSILSLYFPWDGGDPPASAPRVGGAEGGDAEEDPHKRRNQLLSVLVGLAAMLGYAFLSGIVSIQRGAVGPAGRQPIALEEEEEEEEE